From Solea senegalensis isolate Sse05_10M linkage group LG19, IFAPA_SoseM_1, whole genome shotgun sequence, the proteins below share one genomic window:
- the LOC122785327 gene encoding ADP-ribosylation factor 2-like: MGAFQSIFKSIFGKKEMRILMVGLDAAGKTTILYKLKLGEIVTTIPTIGFNVETVEYKNISFTVWDVGGQDKIRPLWRHYFQNTQGLIFVVDSNDRERITEAREELNRMLAEDELRDAVLLVFANKQDLPNACNAAELTEKLGLPSLRNRNWYIQATCATSGDGLYEGLDWLSHELKNLK, from the exons ATGGGAGCTTTTCaaagcatttttaaatcaatttttgGCAAGAAAGAGATGAGGATACTTATGGTTGGACTGGATGCTGCTGGAAAGACCACTATCCTGTACAAACTCAAACTGGGAGAAATCGTTACCACTATTCCTACCATTG GTTTTAATGTTGAGACAGTGGAATACAAGAACATCAGTTTCACAGTGTGGGATGTCGGTGGCCAGGATAAGATCAGGCCACTTTGGAGGCATTACTTCCAAAACACACAAG GCCTCATCTTCGTTGTGGACAGCAATGACAGGGAGCGAATTACCGAGGCAAGGGAAGAGCTTAATCGTATGCTGGCTGAGGACGAGCTGAGGGATGCTGTGCTTCTTGTGTTTGCCAACAAACAG GACCTGCCCAATGCCTGCAATGCAGCTGAGCTCACCGAAAAGCTTGGTCTACCCAGTCTGCGCAATCGCAATTGGTATATCCAGGCCACATGTGCCACCAGTGGAGATGGTCTCTATGAGGGCCTGGACTGGCTCTCGCACGAGCTAAAAAATTTGAAATGA